The Solenopsis invicta isolate M01_SB chromosome 12, UNIL_Sinv_3.0, whole genome shotgun sequence genome window below encodes:
- the LOC105196014 gene encoding mothers against decapentaplegic homolog 4 isoform X2, with protein sequence MVGLAGGGSHLYPSPPMQPNPELREMTGIAPSAPTSADACLSIVHSLMCHRQGGESEGFSKRAIESLVKKLKEKRDELDSLITAITTNGAHPSKCVTIQRTLDGRLQVAGRKGFPHVIYARIWRWPDLHKNELKHVKYCQFAFDLKCDSVCVNPYHYERVVSPGIDPFFTDLSGLTLQSGVGVGPGGRLVKDEYTVGGGGTAAAAAAAVGSAMDVDGEMNQTIQHHPPAQPTSSNNAQQAQQGFIPGLPPPNPTSTEGMFSASGGGNNGNPHAKLDDNNCPRQTWIPTPHHSAGRNMHHLVHPMSHTVGSQQQSLNAASSGTSGAQILSPAQGQSTADTFYSTTTPPQDINQPPTVDALAASLGEGQSSPVSPVHLHHPNGFPVGTAPYNSGAPQWTGANTLTYTQSMQPPDPRHLHTTSYWGSHGNDVSGNIGGLLSTQPAPEYWCSVGYFELDIQVGETFKVSSGCPTVTVDGYVDPSGGNRFCLGALSNVHRTEQSERARLHIGKGVVLDLRGEGDVWLRCQSEHSVFVQSYYLDREAGRAPGDAVHKIYPSAYIKVFDLRQCHKQMRGQAATAQAAAAAQAAAVAGHLTHGAPITKSLSAAAGIGVDDLRRLCILRLSFVKGWGPDYPRQSIKETPCWIEVHLHRALQLLDEVLHTMPIDGPRAIE encoded by the exons ATGGTTGGATTGGCGGGCGGGGGAAGTCATTTGTATCCCTCGCCCCCCATGCAACCAAACCCAGAGT TGAGAGAGATGACTGGAATAGCACCTAGTGCACCAACCAGTGCGGACGCCTGCTTAAGTATTGTGCATTCATTAATGTGTCATCGTCAAGGTGGTGAGAGTGAAGGTTTCAGCAAACGAGCAATAGAATCGCTTGTGAAAAAACtgaaa GAGAAGCGTGACGAGCTGGACAGCTTAATTACTGCAATAACCACTAATGGTGCACATCCAAGCAAATGTGTTACTATCCAAAGAACTTTGGATGGTAGACTGCAAGTGGCAGGTCGGAAAGGTTTTCCTCATGTGATCTATGCTCGCATCTGGAGATGGCCGGATTTGCACAAAAACGAGTTGAAACATGTGAAATACTGCCAATTTGCTTTCGACTTAAAATGCGATTCCGTTTGCGTGAATCCTTATCACTACGAGCGAGTGGTATCACCGGGCATAG ACCCGTTCTTTACAGACCTATCTGGCCTGACTCTGCAATCTGGCGTGGGTGTTGGACCCGGCGGAAGACTGGTTAAGGACGAGTACACGGTTGGTGGCGGTGGCACCGCTGCCGCAGCGGCTGCCGCGGTTGGTTCCGCGATGGACGTGGACGGCGAAATGAATCAAACGATTCAGCATCATCCACCGGCTCAGCCAACTTCCTCGAACAATGCACAACAAGCCCAGCAGGGCTTTATACCGGGTTTACCACCACCCAACCCGA CCAGTACTGAGGGTATGTTTAGTGCCAGTGGGGGCGGCAATAATGGTAATCCCCATGCTAAACTGGACGACAATAATTGCCCCAGACAAACCTGGATTCCCACGCCTCATCACTCGGCAGGCCGTAACATGCATCATC TAGTACATCCAATGAGTCACACCGTAGGTAGCCAGCAACAGTCGCTGAATGCTGCGTCGAGTGGAACGTCCGGTGCGCAGATTCTTAGTCCCGCACAAGGACAATCGACCGCCGATACGTTCTACAGCACTACTACACCCCCACAGGATATAAACCAACCCCCGACAGTCGACGCGTTAGCGGCTTCTCTGG gTGAAGGACAGAGCTCTCCTGTGTCGCCTGTGCACCTTCATCATCCCAACGGCTTTCCTGTGGGTACAGCACCGTACAATTCTGGTGCGCCACAATGGACTGGTGCAAATACTCTCACGTATACTCAGAGTATGCAACCACCAGATCCTCGACATCTTCACACAACGTCATATT GGGGTAGCCATGGAAATGATGTTAGTGGAAACATCGGAGGATTGCTCTCTACGCAACCAGCACCAGAATATTGGTGTTCTGTCGGTTATTTTGAATTGGATATCCAAGTCGGTGAAACGTTTAAAGTTAGCAGCGGTTGTCCCACGGTCACCGTGGACGGCTACGTGGATCCGAGCGGCGGTAACAGATTCTGTTTAGGTGCCTTGAGCAACGTGCACAGAACGGAACAGAGTGAACGGGCGCGTCTTCATAtag ggAAGGGCGTTGTATTGGATTTGAGGGGTGAAGGCGACGTTTGGTTGAGATGCCAGAGCGAACACAGCGTCTTTGTCCAATCTTACTATTTAGATAGAGAGGCGGGTCGGGCACCTGGTGATGCAGTACACAAAATCTATCCTTCAGCATATATTAAAGTTTTCGATCTAAGGCAATGCCACAAACAGATGCGAGGCCAAGCTGCCACCGCTCAAGCCGCCGCAGCAGCACAAGCTGCAGCTGTCGCAGGCCATCTCACACATGGAGCGCCTATCACCAAAA GTCTCAGTGCGGCTGCGGGAATTGGAGTCGACGATCTACGAAGACTTTGTATTCTGCGTTTGAGTTTTGTTAAAGGATGGGGTCCAGATTATCCGCGGCAAAGTATAAAAGAAACGCCATGCTGGATTGAG gTGCATCTACACAGAGCGCTTCAATTACTGGATGAAGTGTTGCACACGATGCCTATCGATGGACCGCGAGCAATCGAATAA
- the LOC105196014 gene encoding mothers against decapentaplegic homolog 4 isoform X4 encodes MVGLAGGGSHLYPSPPMQPNPELREMTGIAPSAPTSADACLSIVHSLMCHRQGGESEGFSKRAIESLVKKLKEKRDELDSLITAITTNGAHPSKCVTIQRTLDGRLQVAGRKGFPHVIYARIWRWPDLHKNELKHVKYCQFAFDLKCDSVCVNPYHYERVVSPGIDPFFTDLSGLTLQSGVGVGPGGRLVKDEYTVGGGGTAAAAAAAVGSAMDVDGEMNQTIQHHPPAQPTSSNNAQQAQQGFIPGLPPPNPTSTEGMFSASGGGNNGNPHAKLDDNNCPRQTWIPTPHHSAGRNMHHRSQQQSLNAASSGTSGAQILSPAQGQSTADTFYSTTTPPQDINQPPTVDALAASLGEGQSSPVSPVHLHHPNGFPVGTAPYNSGAPQWTGANTLTYTQSMQPPDPRHLHTTSYWGSHGNDVSGNIGGLLSTQPAPEYWCSVGYFELDIQVGETFKVSSGCPTVTVDGYVDPSGGNRFCLGALSNVHRTEQSERARLHIGKGVVLDLRGEGDVWLRCQSEHSVFVQSYYLDREAGRAPGDAVHKIYPSAYIKVFDLRQCHKQMRGQAATAQAAAAAQAAAVAGHLTHGAPITKSLSAAAGIGVDDLRRLCILRLSFVKGWGPDYPRQSIKETPCWIEVHLHRALQLLDEVLHTMPIDGPRAIE; translated from the exons ATGGTTGGATTGGCGGGCGGGGGAAGTCATTTGTATCCCTCGCCCCCCATGCAACCAAACCCAGAGT TGAGAGAGATGACTGGAATAGCACCTAGTGCACCAACCAGTGCGGACGCCTGCTTAAGTATTGTGCATTCATTAATGTGTCATCGTCAAGGTGGTGAGAGTGAAGGTTTCAGCAAACGAGCAATAGAATCGCTTGTGAAAAAACtgaaa GAGAAGCGTGACGAGCTGGACAGCTTAATTACTGCAATAACCACTAATGGTGCACATCCAAGCAAATGTGTTACTATCCAAAGAACTTTGGATGGTAGACTGCAAGTGGCAGGTCGGAAAGGTTTTCCTCATGTGATCTATGCTCGCATCTGGAGATGGCCGGATTTGCACAAAAACGAGTTGAAACATGTGAAATACTGCCAATTTGCTTTCGACTTAAAATGCGATTCCGTTTGCGTGAATCCTTATCACTACGAGCGAGTGGTATCACCGGGCATAG ACCCGTTCTTTACAGACCTATCTGGCCTGACTCTGCAATCTGGCGTGGGTGTTGGACCCGGCGGAAGACTGGTTAAGGACGAGTACACGGTTGGTGGCGGTGGCACCGCTGCCGCAGCGGCTGCCGCGGTTGGTTCCGCGATGGACGTGGACGGCGAAATGAATCAAACGATTCAGCATCATCCACCGGCTCAGCCAACTTCCTCGAACAATGCACAACAAGCCCAGCAGGGCTTTATACCGGGTTTACCACCACCCAACCCGA CCAGTACTGAGGGTATGTTTAGTGCCAGTGGGGGCGGCAATAATGGTAATCCCCATGCTAAACTGGACGACAATAATTGCCCCAGACAAACCTGGATTCCCACGCCTCATCACTCGGCAGGCCGTAACATGCATCATC GTAGCCAGCAACAGTCGCTGAATGCTGCGTCGAGTGGAACGTCCGGTGCGCAGATTCTTAGTCCCGCACAAGGACAATCGACCGCCGATACGTTCTACAGCACTACTACACCCCCACAGGATATAAACCAACCCCCGACAGTCGACGCGTTAGCGGCTTCTCTGG gTGAAGGACAGAGCTCTCCTGTGTCGCCTGTGCACCTTCATCATCCCAACGGCTTTCCTGTGGGTACAGCACCGTACAATTCTGGTGCGCCACAATGGACTGGTGCAAATACTCTCACGTATACTCAGAGTATGCAACCACCAGATCCTCGACATCTTCACACAACGTCATATT GGGGTAGCCATGGAAATGATGTTAGTGGAAACATCGGAGGATTGCTCTCTACGCAACCAGCACCAGAATATTGGTGTTCTGTCGGTTATTTTGAATTGGATATCCAAGTCGGTGAAACGTTTAAAGTTAGCAGCGGTTGTCCCACGGTCACCGTGGACGGCTACGTGGATCCGAGCGGCGGTAACAGATTCTGTTTAGGTGCCTTGAGCAACGTGCACAGAACGGAACAGAGTGAACGGGCGCGTCTTCATAtag ggAAGGGCGTTGTATTGGATTTGAGGGGTGAAGGCGACGTTTGGTTGAGATGCCAGAGCGAACACAGCGTCTTTGTCCAATCTTACTATTTAGATAGAGAGGCGGGTCGGGCACCTGGTGATGCAGTACACAAAATCTATCCTTCAGCATATATTAAAGTTTTCGATCTAAGGCAATGCCACAAACAGATGCGAGGCCAAGCTGCCACCGCTCAAGCCGCCGCAGCAGCACAAGCTGCAGCTGTCGCAGGCCATCTCACACATGGAGCGCCTATCACCAAAA GTCTCAGTGCGGCTGCGGGAATTGGAGTCGACGATCTACGAAGACTTTGTATTCTGCGTTTGAGTTTTGTTAAAGGATGGGGTCCAGATTATCCGCGGCAAAGTATAAAAGAAACGCCATGCTGGATTGAG gTGCATCTACACAGAGCGCTTCAATTACTGGATGAAGTGTTGCACACGATGCCTATCGATGGACCGCGAGCAATCGAATAA
- the LOC105196014 gene encoding mothers against decapentaplegic homolog 4 isoform X5, protein MVGLAGGGSHLYPSPPMQPNPELREMTGIAPSAPTSADACLSIVHSLMCHRQGGESEGFSKRAIESLVKKLKEKRDELDSLITAITTNGAHPSKCVTIQRTLDGRLQVAGRKGFPHVIYARIWRWPDLHKNELKHVKYCQFAFDLKCDSVCVNPYHYERVVSPGIDPFFTDLSGLTLQSGVGVGPGGRLVKDEYTVGGGGTAAAAAAAVGSAMDVDGEMNQTIQHHPPAQPTSSNNAQQAQQGFIPGLPPPNPTVVHPMSHTVGSQQQSLNAASSGTSGAQILSPAQGQSTADTFYSTTTPPQDINQPPTVDALAASLGEGQSSPVSPVHLHHPNGFPVGTAPYNSGAPQWTGANTLTYTQSMQPPDPRHLHTTSYWGSHGNDVSGNIGGLLSTQPAPEYWCSVGYFELDIQVGETFKVSSGCPTVTVDGYVDPSGGNRFCLGALSNVHRTEQSERARLHIGKGVVLDLRGEGDVWLRCQSEHSVFVQSYYLDREAGRAPGDAVHKIYPSAYIKVFDLRQCHKQMRGQAATAQAAAAAQAAAVAGHLTHGAPITKSLSAAAGIGVDDLRRLCILRLSFVKGWGPDYPRQSIKETPCWIEVHLHRALQLLDEVLHTMPIDGPRAIE, encoded by the exons ATGGTTGGATTGGCGGGCGGGGGAAGTCATTTGTATCCCTCGCCCCCCATGCAACCAAACCCAGAGT TGAGAGAGATGACTGGAATAGCACCTAGTGCACCAACCAGTGCGGACGCCTGCTTAAGTATTGTGCATTCATTAATGTGTCATCGTCAAGGTGGTGAGAGTGAAGGTTTCAGCAAACGAGCAATAGAATCGCTTGTGAAAAAACtgaaa GAGAAGCGTGACGAGCTGGACAGCTTAATTACTGCAATAACCACTAATGGTGCACATCCAAGCAAATGTGTTACTATCCAAAGAACTTTGGATGGTAGACTGCAAGTGGCAGGTCGGAAAGGTTTTCCTCATGTGATCTATGCTCGCATCTGGAGATGGCCGGATTTGCACAAAAACGAGTTGAAACATGTGAAATACTGCCAATTTGCTTTCGACTTAAAATGCGATTCCGTTTGCGTGAATCCTTATCACTACGAGCGAGTGGTATCACCGGGCATAG ACCCGTTCTTTACAGACCTATCTGGCCTGACTCTGCAATCTGGCGTGGGTGTTGGACCCGGCGGAAGACTGGTTAAGGACGAGTACACGGTTGGTGGCGGTGGCACCGCTGCCGCAGCGGCTGCCGCGGTTGGTTCCGCGATGGACGTGGACGGCGAAATGAATCAAACGATTCAGCATCATCCACCGGCTCAGCCAACTTCCTCGAACAATGCACAACAAGCCCAGCAGGGCTTTATACCGGGTTTACCACCACCCAACCCGA CAGTAGTACATCCAATGAGTCACACCGTAGGTAGCCAGCAACAGTCGCTGAATGCTGCGTCGAGTGGAACGTCCGGTGCGCAGATTCTTAGTCCCGCACAAGGACAATCGACCGCCGATACGTTCTACAGCACTACTACACCCCCACAGGATATAAACCAACCCCCGACAGTCGACGCGTTAGCGGCTTCTCTGG gTGAAGGACAGAGCTCTCCTGTGTCGCCTGTGCACCTTCATCATCCCAACGGCTTTCCTGTGGGTACAGCACCGTACAATTCTGGTGCGCCACAATGGACTGGTGCAAATACTCTCACGTATACTCAGAGTATGCAACCACCAGATCCTCGACATCTTCACACAACGTCATATT GGGGTAGCCATGGAAATGATGTTAGTGGAAACATCGGAGGATTGCTCTCTACGCAACCAGCACCAGAATATTGGTGTTCTGTCGGTTATTTTGAATTGGATATCCAAGTCGGTGAAACGTTTAAAGTTAGCAGCGGTTGTCCCACGGTCACCGTGGACGGCTACGTGGATCCGAGCGGCGGTAACAGATTCTGTTTAGGTGCCTTGAGCAACGTGCACAGAACGGAACAGAGTGAACGGGCGCGTCTTCATAtag ggAAGGGCGTTGTATTGGATTTGAGGGGTGAAGGCGACGTTTGGTTGAGATGCCAGAGCGAACACAGCGTCTTTGTCCAATCTTACTATTTAGATAGAGAGGCGGGTCGGGCACCTGGTGATGCAGTACACAAAATCTATCCTTCAGCATATATTAAAGTTTTCGATCTAAGGCAATGCCACAAACAGATGCGAGGCCAAGCTGCCACCGCTCAAGCCGCCGCAGCAGCACAAGCTGCAGCTGTCGCAGGCCATCTCACACATGGAGCGCCTATCACCAAAA GTCTCAGTGCGGCTGCGGGAATTGGAGTCGACGATCTACGAAGACTTTGTATTCTGCGTTTGAGTTTTGTTAAAGGATGGGGTCCAGATTATCCGCGGCAAAGTATAAAAGAAACGCCATGCTGGATTGAG gTGCATCTACACAGAGCGCTTCAATTACTGGATGAAGTGTTGCACACGATGCCTATCGATGGACCGCGAGCAATCGAATAA
- the LOC105196014 gene encoding mothers against decapentaplegic homolog 4 isoform X6: MVGLAGGGSHLYPSPPMQPNPELREMTGIAPSAPTSADACLSIVHSLMCHRQGGESEGFSKRAIESLVKKLKEKRDELDSLITAITTNGAHPSKCVTIQRTLDGRLQVAGRKGFPHVIYARIWRWPDLHKNELKHVKYCQFAFDLKCDSVCVNPYHYERVVSPGIDPFFTDLSGLTLQSGVGVGPGGRLVKDEYTVGGGGTAAAAAAAVGSAMDVDGEMNQTIQHHPPAQPTSSNNAQQAQQGFIPGLPPPNPSSQQQSLNAASSGTSGAQILSPAQGQSTADTFYSTTTPPQDINQPPTVDALAASLGEGQSSPVSPVHLHHPNGFPVGTAPYNSGAPQWTGANTLTYTQSMQPPDPRHLHTTSYWGSHGNDVSGNIGGLLSTQPAPEYWCSVGYFELDIQVGETFKVSSGCPTVTVDGYVDPSGGNRFCLGALSNVHRTEQSERARLHIGKGVVLDLRGEGDVWLRCQSEHSVFVQSYYLDREAGRAPGDAVHKIYPSAYIKVFDLRQCHKQMRGQAATAQAAAAAQAAAVAGHLTHGAPITKSLSAAAGIGVDDLRRLCILRLSFVKGWGPDYPRQSIKETPCWIEVHLHRALQLLDEVLHTMPIDGPRAIE; this comes from the exons ATGGTTGGATTGGCGGGCGGGGGAAGTCATTTGTATCCCTCGCCCCCCATGCAACCAAACCCAGAGT TGAGAGAGATGACTGGAATAGCACCTAGTGCACCAACCAGTGCGGACGCCTGCTTAAGTATTGTGCATTCATTAATGTGTCATCGTCAAGGTGGTGAGAGTGAAGGTTTCAGCAAACGAGCAATAGAATCGCTTGTGAAAAAACtgaaa GAGAAGCGTGACGAGCTGGACAGCTTAATTACTGCAATAACCACTAATGGTGCACATCCAAGCAAATGTGTTACTATCCAAAGAACTTTGGATGGTAGACTGCAAGTGGCAGGTCGGAAAGGTTTTCCTCATGTGATCTATGCTCGCATCTGGAGATGGCCGGATTTGCACAAAAACGAGTTGAAACATGTGAAATACTGCCAATTTGCTTTCGACTTAAAATGCGATTCCGTTTGCGTGAATCCTTATCACTACGAGCGAGTGGTATCACCGGGCATAG ACCCGTTCTTTACAGACCTATCTGGCCTGACTCTGCAATCTGGCGTGGGTGTTGGACCCGGCGGAAGACTGGTTAAGGACGAGTACACGGTTGGTGGCGGTGGCACCGCTGCCGCAGCGGCTGCCGCGGTTGGTTCCGCGATGGACGTGGACGGCGAAATGAATCAAACGATTCAGCATCATCCACCGGCTCAGCCAACTTCCTCGAACAATGCACAACAAGCCCAGCAGGGCTTTATACCGGGTTTACCACCACCCAACCCGA GTAGCCAGCAACAGTCGCTGAATGCTGCGTCGAGTGGAACGTCCGGTGCGCAGATTCTTAGTCCCGCACAAGGACAATCGACCGCCGATACGTTCTACAGCACTACTACACCCCCACAGGATATAAACCAACCCCCGACAGTCGACGCGTTAGCGGCTTCTCTGG gTGAAGGACAGAGCTCTCCTGTGTCGCCTGTGCACCTTCATCATCCCAACGGCTTTCCTGTGGGTACAGCACCGTACAATTCTGGTGCGCCACAATGGACTGGTGCAAATACTCTCACGTATACTCAGAGTATGCAACCACCAGATCCTCGACATCTTCACACAACGTCATATT GGGGTAGCCATGGAAATGATGTTAGTGGAAACATCGGAGGATTGCTCTCTACGCAACCAGCACCAGAATATTGGTGTTCTGTCGGTTATTTTGAATTGGATATCCAAGTCGGTGAAACGTTTAAAGTTAGCAGCGGTTGTCCCACGGTCACCGTGGACGGCTACGTGGATCCGAGCGGCGGTAACAGATTCTGTTTAGGTGCCTTGAGCAACGTGCACAGAACGGAACAGAGTGAACGGGCGCGTCTTCATAtag ggAAGGGCGTTGTATTGGATTTGAGGGGTGAAGGCGACGTTTGGTTGAGATGCCAGAGCGAACACAGCGTCTTTGTCCAATCTTACTATTTAGATAGAGAGGCGGGTCGGGCACCTGGTGATGCAGTACACAAAATCTATCCTTCAGCATATATTAAAGTTTTCGATCTAAGGCAATGCCACAAACAGATGCGAGGCCAAGCTGCCACCGCTCAAGCCGCCGCAGCAGCACAAGCTGCAGCTGTCGCAGGCCATCTCACACATGGAGCGCCTATCACCAAAA GTCTCAGTGCGGCTGCGGGAATTGGAGTCGACGATCTACGAAGACTTTGTATTCTGCGTTTGAGTTTTGTTAAAGGATGGGGTCCAGATTATCCGCGGCAAAGTATAAAAGAAACGCCATGCTGGATTGAG gTGCATCTACACAGAGCGCTTCAATTACTGGATGAAGTGTTGCACACGATGCCTATCGATGGACCGCGAGCAATCGAATAA
- the LOC105196014 gene encoding mothers against decapentaplegic homolog 4 isoform X3 produces MVGLAGGGSHLYPSPPMQPNPELREMTGIAPSAPTSADACLSIVHSLMCHRQGGESEGFSKRAIESLVKKLKEKRDELDSLITAITTNGAHPSKCVTIQRTLDGRLQVAGRKGFPHVIYARIWRWPDLHKNELKHVKYCQFAFDLKCDSVCVNPYHYERVVSPGIDLSGLTLQSGVGVGPGGRLVKDEYTVGGGGTAAAAAAAVGSAMDVDGEMNQTIQHHPPAQPTSSNNAQQAQQGFIPGLPPPNPTSTEGMFSASGGGNNGNPHAKLDDNNCPRQTWIPTPHHSAGRNMHHPVVHPMSHTVGSQQQSLNAASSGTSGAQILSPAQGQSTADTFYSTTTPPQDINQPPTVDALAASLGEGQSSPVSPVHLHHPNGFPVGTAPYNSGAPQWTGANTLTYTQSMQPPDPRHLHTTSYWGSHGNDVSGNIGGLLSTQPAPEYWCSVGYFELDIQVGETFKVSSGCPTVTVDGYVDPSGGNRFCLGALSNVHRTEQSERARLHIGKGVVLDLRGEGDVWLRCQSEHSVFVQSYYLDREAGRAPGDAVHKIYPSAYIKVFDLRQCHKQMRGQAATAQAAAAAQAAAVAGHLTHGAPITKSLSAAAGIGVDDLRRLCILRLSFVKGWGPDYPRQSIKETPCWIEVHLHRALQLLDEVLHTMPIDGPRAIE; encoded by the exons ATGGTTGGATTGGCGGGCGGGGGAAGTCATTTGTATCCCTCGCCCCCCATGCAACCAAACCCAGAGT TGAGAGAGATGACTGGAATAGCACCTAGTGCACCAACCAGTGCGGACGCCTGCTTAAGTATTGTGCATTCATTAATGTGTCATCGTCAAGGTGGTGAGAGTGAAGGTTTCAGCAAACGAGCAATAGAATCGCTTGTGAAAAAACtgaaa GAGAAGCGTGACGAGCTGGACAGCTTAATTACTGCAATAACCACTAATGGTGCACATCCAAGCAAATGTGTTACTATCCAAAGAACTTTGGATGGTAGACTGCAAGTGGCAGGTCGGAAAGGTTTTCCTCATGTGATCTATGCTCGCATCTGGAGATGGCCGGATTTGCACAAAAACGAGTTGAAACATGTGAAATACTGCCAATTTGCTTTCGACTTAAAATGCGATTCCGTTTGCGTGAATCCTTATCACTACGAGCGAGTGGTATCACCGGGCATAG ACCTATCTGGCCTGACTCTGCAATCTGGCGTGGGTGTTGGACCCGGCGGAAGACTGGTTAAGGACGAGTACACGGTTGGTGGCGGTGGCACCGCTGCCGCAGCGGCTGCCGCGGTTGGTTCCGCGATGGACGTGGACGGCGAAATGAATCAAACGATTCAGCATCATCCACCGGCTCAGCCAACTTCCTCGAACAATGCACAACAAGCCCAGCAGGGCTTTATACCGGGTTTACCACCACCCAACCCGA CCAGTACTGAGGGTATGTTTAGTGCCAGTGGGGGCGGCAATAATGGTAATCCCCATGCTAAACTGGACGACAATAATTGCCCCAGACAAACCTGGATTCCCACGCCTCATCACTCGGCAGGCCGTAACATGCATCATC CAGTAGTACATCCAATGAGTCACACCGTAGGTAGCCAGCAACAGTCGCTGAATGCTGCGTCGAGTGGAACGTCCGGTGCGCAGATTCTTAGTCCCGCACAAGGACAATCGACCGCCGATACGTTCTACAGCACTACTACACCCCCACAGGATATAAACCAACCCCCGACAGTCGACGCGTTAGCGGCTTCTCTGG gTGAAGGACAGAGCTCTCCTGTGTCGCCTGTGCACCTTCATCATCCCAACGGCTTTCCTGTGGGTACAGCACCGTACAATTCTGGTGCGCCACAATGGACTGGTGCAAATACTCTCACGTATACTCAGAGTATGCAACCACCAGATCCTCGACATCTTCACACAACGTCATATT GGGGTAGCCATGGAAATGATGTTAGTGGAAACATCGGAGGATTGCTCTCTACGCAACCAGCACCAGAATATTGGTGTTCTGTCGGTTATTTTGAATTGGATATCCAAGTCGGTGAAACGTTTAAAGTTAGCAGCGGTTGTCCCACGGTCACCGTGGACGGCTACGTGGATCCGAGCGGCGGTAACAGATTCTGTTTAGGTGCCTTGAGCAACGTGCACAGAACGGAACAGAGTGAACGGGCGCGTCTTCATAtag ggAAGGGCGTTGTATTGGATTTGAGGGGTGAAGGCGACGTTTGGTTGAGATGCCAGAGCGAACACAGCGTCTTTGTCCAATCTTACTATTTAGATAGAGAGGCGGGTCGGGCACCTGGTGATGCAGTACACAAAATCTATCCTTCAGCATATATTAAAGTTTTCGATCTAAGGCAATGCCACAAACAGATGCGAGGCCAAGCTGCCACCGCTCAAGCCGCCGCAGCAGCACAAGCTGCAGCTGTCGCAGGCCATCTCACACATGGAGCGCCTATCACCAAAA GTCTCAGTGCGGCTGCGGGAATTGGAGTCGACGATCTACGAAGACTTTGTATTCTGCGTTTGAGTTTTGTTAAAGGATGGGGTCCAGATTATCCGCGGCAAAGTATAAAAGAAACGCCATGCTGGATTGAG gTGCATCTACACAGAGCGCTTCAATTACTGGATGAAGTGTTGCACACGATGCCTATCGATGGACCGCGAGCAATCGAATAA